From Posidoniimonas polymericola, a single genomic window includes:
- a CDS encoding SLC13 family permease, producing the protein MTTLCAVWWVAEPIPIPVTSLLPLAIFPLVGVLSAKDVGEAYGSPLVLLMLGGFMLSAAMEKSGAHRRIAIGMVNLFGGGGRQLVFGFMAAAAFLSMWISNTATALMMLPIAMAVLQQSKDRNLARALLLGITYAASIGGIGTPIGTPPNLLFMEVYAQTTGVEPTFLQWMGWALPIMAVMLPLAAFWLTRSVARDDQIALPQAGRWRAEEVRTLVIFSVAALLWVTRKEPFGGWSSLAGLPSANDASIALLAVIALFIAPNGKGARLLDWPTAAKIPWGILILYGGGIAIAKSFSESGVSDALGGVVSGLAELPTILLIGAVCFTVTFLTEVTSNTATTALLMPILAAAATAAGIEPRLLMAPAAISASFAFMMPVATPPNAIVFGAGKLSMREMAREGFVLNLAGVVVVTLLATWLLGN; encoded by the coding sequence GTGACTACGCTGTGCGCGGTTTGGTGGGTAGCAGAGCCGATCCCGATCCCGGTCACCTCGCTGTTGCCGCTAGCGATTTTCCCCCTGGTCGGGGTGCTCTCCGCCAAGGATGTCGGCGAGGCCTACGGCAGCCCACTGGTGCTACTGATGCTCGGCGGCTTCATGCTGTCCGCGGCGATGGAGAAGAGCGGCGCTCACCGCAGGATTGCTATCGGGATGGTAAACTTGTTCGGCGGGGGCGGCCGCCAGCTCGTGTTTGGATTCATGGCGGCCGCCGCGTTCTTGAGCATGTGGATCTCCAACACGGCCACGGCCCTTATGATGCTGCCGATTGCGATGGCGGTGCTGCAGCAATCAAAGGACCGGAATCTTGCCCGGGCGCTGCTCCTCGGCATTACGTACGCCGCAAGCATCGGCGGCATCGGCACGCCGATCGGCACCCCGCCCAACCTGCTTTTCATGGAGGTCTACGCGCAGACCACTGGGGTTGAGCCGACGTTCCTGCAGTGGATGGGGTGGGCGCTGCCTATCATGGCGGTAATGCTGCCCCTCGCGGCCTTCTGGCTCACCCGCAGCGTTGCACGCGACGACCAGATAGCGTTGCCGCAGGCGGGGAGATGGCGAGCCGAAGAGGTGCGGACCCTTGTCATCTTCTCTGTCGCGGCGTTGTTGTGGGTGACAAGGAAGGAACCGTTCGGGGGTTGGAGCAGTCTCGCGGGGCTGCCCTCGGCCAACGATGCGAGCATTGCACTGCTGGCGGTGATCGCCCTGTTTATAGCGCCGAACGGTAAGGGGGCGAGACTGCTCGACTGGCCCACGGCGGCCAAGATTCCGTGGGGAATCTTGATTCTGTACGGCGGAGGGATTGCGATCGCAAAAAGTTTCAGCGAGTCGGGGGTCAGCGACGCTCTTGGCGGCGTCGTGTCGGGGCTCGCTGAGCTCCCCACTATCCTCCTGATCGGCGCGGTCTGCTTCACCGTGACGTTCCTGACCGAGGTCACTAGCAACACCGCCACTACCGCCCTGCTGATGCCCATCCTAGCGGCGGCCGCTACTGCCGCGGGAATCGAACCCCGCCTCCTAATGGCTCCCGCCGCGATCAGCGCCAGCTTCGCGTTCATGATGCCGGTCGCGACGCCCCCCAATGCCATCGTGTTTGGCGCCGGCAAGCTCAGCATGCGTGAGATGGCGAGAGAGGGGTTTGTGCTCAACCTCGCTGGGGTCGTCGTCGTCACGCTGCTGGCAACGTGGCTGCTGGGGAACTAG
- a CDS encoding SGNH/GDSL hydrolase family protein — MTRSRTPTALFLTALFSTGPVIAGAAPADTNTGESDPALHPDGKSWGLDQSEVEDPTRPRVLLIGDSILNGYRSYAVGSLAGKAYVDSWVNPHYQSPKLNETLTEVIEFGGPYDVVLFNVGLHGYQEGRIPKRRFKPLTQAYVQVLRDKLPEAHLIWASSTPVTVEGMPSQLHPEINPVIVEHNRMAAEVMQEMNVEVVDYYGLLANKLTLARGDSFHWTPPAYKLLAGKASDTIRLALATQRREQ, encoded by the coding sequence ATGACCCGCTCTCGAACTCCGACGGCGTTGTTTCTCACCGCTCTGTTCTCTACTGGTCCGGTGATCGCGGGCGCGGCGCCGGCAGACACGAACACCGGGGAGTCGGACCCCGCGCTGCATCCCGACGGAAAATCCTGGGGCCTTGACCAATCAGAAGTCGAAGACCCGACACGCCCGCGGGTGCTGCTGATCGGCGACTCGATCCTTAACGGATACCGCAGCTACGCGGTCGGAAGTCTTGCTGGCAAGGCGTACGTGGACAGTTGGGTGAATCCTCACTACCAATCGCCTAAGCTTAACGAGACGCTAACCGAAGTGATCGAATTCGGCGGACCCTACGATGTGGTGCTCTTCAATGTCGGCCTGCACGGCTACCAGGAGGGACGAATCCCCAAGAGGCGGTTCAAACCACTCACGCAGGCCTACGTCCAGGTGCTGAGAGACAAGCTCCCTGAGGCGCATCTCATCTGGGCCAGCAGCACGCCGGTGACCGTCGAGGGAATGCCGAGCCAACTTCACCCCGAGATCAACCCGGTGATTGTCGAACACAACCGCATGGCGGCCGAGGTGATGCAGGAAATGAACGTCGAAGTCGTCGACTATTACGGGCTGCTCGCCAACAAGCTCACCCTCGCCCGTGGCGACAGTTTTCACTGGACGCCACCGGCATACAAGCTCCTTGCTGGCAAAGCGTCGGATACGATCCGTTTGGCTCTCGCGACGCAACGACGCGAGCAATAG